Genomic segment of Corticium candelabrum chromosome 16, ooCorCand1.1, whole genome shotgun sequence:
AACCAAATAGTATACGTCGGCTAGAACCGAATACAAAATATTCTCGGCTAAATAATCGCGGCAGTTTTACACGCGTGCTTGTATGAAGTGATCTAGGATGCGAGTTCAAACGTATTCGGGCCATTCCGGATGAATAACATAGTGAGAACCGCGAAACTTGGGAGCAGAACCGAACACCGACTCGCGATGCACGCCGGTCGGTCGCTGATTACGGAACGGATCGAGATGCCACAGTGCAGCCGGCTGTTTGTTTCGAGGAGCGTTAGCGCGCTCGGGCATGCTGTGACGACGGTAGAGCTGCTTGGCGGCGGCCTGCGACGAAACCTTCGGAACGAGATCGACCGACACAGAAGCGCGTCTCCGCACTTGCGCACGTGACGGAGGACGAGCACTCGATGGTGGAGAGATAGCATTCAACAGTCGTACGGCAACAGTGCGATCTATCGCAAATAGATAGGTAAACAGAGTAAGAGTCAATCGATCACCAAGTTTTACCCTCGGGTTTTGCTTCTTTGAGCCACTGTTGTACGGCAGGTATTGTGTGCGGCTGCAATGTGCGACTGACGGCCTGTAGACAGTGAAAAAAACTTAGAGACTAAACCTAGAGCAACAGATTGGTGCACGGTCATCTTTTCTACCCGATCGATTTGAGCGTCTTCTGCCGACTTTAGCATACTTAGGACTGCGTGCTGCTCTGTAAAGTAAGCGCATGATTGCTGTTCTTGGTGTCTAGATAGAGAGATAGCACGAATGGTATATGTTACCCCTCACCTCGTTTGTTAGCATTCTTGAGCCAATCGTCGACGGCCGGTAAGTGCTCAGATTTTACTGCCGTCTCTAGTGTCTAGCAATGTAATGAATGTCGTGATTTGTACGTTTTGTGTTTATGCGGttgcttataattaattaaaaacttgAGACCGCACGAGAAGGTACTTGTACCTGTTGGGTGACCGGAATTTTTATCTTGTCCACTTTCGCCTTCGTTTTGGGCTTTGATTCGATCAAATCGATTTCGTCCGTCGCCGGTTGCACTTCGATTCGCTTTGGCATGGCGGGAACTAGAGAAAAATGGAACAGAAATGTGTTTGGTTTGTGTCAAAGAGATCGATGTCGGAGGTAAGGTGATACGTTTGCCAGGCGATGGTTGTGACAGTCTGCGTCCATACTCCCAGCTTTCTGGGTCTGGAGTCTGTAGTGGCAGCTTTGCAAGTGTTGTTAGCACCTCGTTGTGAGCATCTCCATCTACGACAACCTTTTATTAGAATATCTAACGTCGAGGTACgcgtatgtatgcatgtcgTAGCCATATAGCTGCTGCTTTGTACCATTTCTCGAGTCTTTGTAGTCTTTCTGGAAAGTCTCGGCGACGTCAACTTCGAATTCTTGCAATTTGCTTTTCAAGACGTCCCCGTCGATCCCTTCGTCGTCCATTGACAATTGACGGGCGGGAATCCTCCACGTCATGAAAGACTGCAAGATTCATGCAAAATGGAACGACGAATTTAGATGCAGAAACTGTATTAGAATAGAGTTGTCTACCTGTCTTGGATGAGGGTTGTTGCGTCGGGTGGGTGAGGTGGGGCGGGCCGATGAAGGTCTGGTGCTCGCTTTCGATTCGTAGTCCTCGCTGTACATCGTTTTCCAACGATCTCCACCCACCGACGGGCTGTAAAGTTCGCTGGGAAAAACGTGCGACGACTCTTGAGACATCTTGCGTTCGCGAGCAGACTGCACACGTCTCGAGCTACTCACTCGAGAAGCTAGTTCGTTCTCCGAAAATTCATTTTCCAGACGGCCAGTGTGTCGAGTCAATGCCGACTTGGCTCTTTGATTAGAAGCTGCCATGATTTTAATGGCCGGAGCAACGAAACAGTTGGAGACTTTCGTTGTCACTTCGGTTGCCGTGTACACGCTCCTTTCGTGTAATTGGTCGAGGTCACGCGAGCGTTTAATGCTCACGTGAATATGCACGTGAGCTTCCTTAGCAACAGTCTCTACTGTAAATGAACACGCGTCGGCGAGCTCTTGCCAGTTGTACGCTCGCCTAGTTCGACTCATATGGAGAGATCAAAGTCGGCACGGCCAGCACCACACTCACAGCCGCAACAATCGTCCGGGCAGCGACGTATTCCCAGATCCAGATCGGCAGGATCTGTCTCCGGTCGTCGTTCGGTTCCTGATTTCTACACATCTGGCTTTGCTGGCCCGACTGCATCTCTCGTCGCACATATGAGGATGTTCTCACTCAGAGCCGAAGCTATGCGGCTCAAAAGTTCGGATGATCGAGCAACAATAAAGGAACACAATCGGCGTCTTCACACGCCAAGAAACAATCCGCAGCCTGCAGACGTAAGGAATAATAATTTTCACCCAAACTTCCTGCATCTGCATGGCCTCACATAATGTAAAACGTTAACTAGCTAAACAGACTGCCAATCAAGATTCTCTTGCTTCCATATACAGGCGTTTGTTCATTGGAAGAGACCGCGTTTTACTAATGAGAACTCGGTGAACGACAAAATGATGTCATCAGACACTCGGCGTTCGTTTCAAGATGAATACAGAGGCAGTGCCAGCCCTGTGGACAAAACAAATCATCAAAGTTGGAAACGTCCATTCATATTGCATGTGACTTGTACACTGCACTTCTTTGATAGTTACAGTTTCTCTGTCTCAGCCCGAGTTAGTTACCAATGTGGCAAAAATCAAGCTTCCAGCAGAAGCATATGCACCAACAGCCATTCGTGAAATGCCTAGGCTGTCTTGGCAAGCTAATGAAGGTGCAAACGACAATTGTTAACCATGCTTAGTTGTAATGTTTGGTGGTACCGCTTCATTCCACTAGATGATGCATACCACCAGGCATATGATGGTAATGATTATTACCTAATGGACACGGATTACCTCATGGACAAGGTAACAATGGAGATCACAGACACTCACTTATTTTCATGTGATCTGTGTGGCAGGAGAAAGGTTGGCTCAGCTCGGAGTTTGGAGCTTCAGATGAGTTTCTAGGTTTTATGGTCTAATCCTATGTCACgtatattaatcaattaacaaGTAACGATTGATACTAGATGCTATAGATCAAGAGCAATCAACAGGTGCTAAAATTCCATCCCAAAAGGTAGTGATGAGTTGAGCCTAGTATCTTACTGATCGTGACCAACAGAATTCTATCATTCTAGGCAGTAACATTCAAAGGTTTGAATCCTTCTACCACTACAGCAGTACAAGGCTGGTTAGAGCAAGCAGATGAAAAAGGTCGAGACAGATAAAATAAAAGTACAGTAACATACACTTCAGCTGTTTGTTGCACAGAGCGAGACATAGCTTTAGGGTTTCTAAACGCATTAGCTGAAGACACCAAGAAAAAATCAAAACCATCTACTGCAAGAGCAATAGCAAGTATTCCAGTACCACAAGTAAAAGCAAAACAACCCAACTTTAGTCTTCGAGGAAAGGCTGTAAAGCAAAAGAGTATAACACCATCATTGGGGAACAAAGATACACCAATTCTGCATTCAAGACAATATATACCAGAACTTCGTAGAAAAGAATTGAAAAGTTTGATGAGCTCAATAGAAAAGTAAAATTAAATCACtggacaaacaagaaagatagacagactgtaACAGTTAGACTCACATAAACACATGCATGAGCATGAAGAATGTAAACAAAAACAcgacacaaacagaaacaagttGAACAAACAGAAGCGAAAACGGAAACAGCAACATGTGCACATCACTACAAGATTCTGTGACAAACACATATTAGCAGGTAGAGAAAATGATATAAAGATACAGCTACCAAGATGacagcaataattaattaatttaaagacGTACCAATGATAGAACTCTTTGTTTTCTTAGAGAAATAGATGTCAAAAGACATGTTGAACGATTCGTGGACTGTCGCCCATCACAAATTAGATTCAAACCACGACATCAAAGGTCAGTAACTGATCCTAGCGTCAATCCACGATCATTCTTTTCCCATACCAACCCAGTCAACAGAGGCTATTTTATCATAGCACCAGATTGGACATCGGAAAGACTGGTTACATAGAATGAATGCAATACTATTCTATTTAGTTATCTATCTATACTGAGGCATATTAACTTAGTTTTGTAGTCAGATGGTAAAAGACAAGAACTTGATTTGTCTGACATGTTTgatctaatttaataatttataaccCTCTCACAGTCTTATAACTACCGACAGACTACCATTGACTTAGTAGGCTGTAATGATGCAAAATATCTGTATCTGGAGCATCTAACGCTTGATTCACATGCTGTTGAGCTGCATCTGTTTCACCCAAACTTCCCAGAACAATTCTTCCCAGCAGCCGTTCAGGCCTTTGTCGACTAGAATCTTTTAGCTGCAAAAGTAAACTGCTCTTTTTGGCTTCAGCAAATGCCACATTGAAAGAGAATGTGTAATTGAATATGACTGTCCCACACTGAGATTGAACACGCTGAGTCATGTCTTTCTCTTGAAAAACTCGGTTGATATAAAAGCAGCAGCTGACATACCCATCttgcaaatatttattaattaagtacaatCACCAACTTACTATTCAACCACACAATCATGACATACCTGTAATGGATCTAGTTTCTATATCCTCACTTTGCAATACTTTATGAATTGTGACAGTAAGACTGCCTAAGCCCAAATTATACTTCACTGTAACCACAATTTCAGTTGAAGAAGCAttctaacacaacacaaatgtCAGTATTGTGCAAGCTGTAAAGACAAAACAAGCCATAACAAAATTCaaacagcagcatcactaACCATTCCCAAGTACAAGTCGGCTGAGCTTTCTAGATTTCTCCATTCAGCAATGTCCAGTCCATGAAGTCCATAACCAGTAAGTGGTAGCCTGATCTCACCTAAAAAGTAGTTCCTGGCCAATTTGTCTTTATTGAAAGCTCGAAATAGCAGTTCAGAATCTTCCAATTCTCTTATTTCTCTTTGGAATCCGAAAGCCTCGTTATAATTAGGGTGTCGATCATTGATGACAACTGCCGTCTTCCGTTTCTTCTCCTCCCATTCAGGAAGAATGTAGAGCTTCACGTAAGGATCAGTAGACACATGAGGGACAGCAAGCAAGTTATTGCCTCGTATGACGGTCACGACGAGCAGTGATCTCTTCATAACATATCGTAAGGCATACTGAATGGCTCCTCGAACACTACGAGCAGGAGGCGGATCATCAAAGCTAGATGCTGGACTTGCCGTAACTAGCGTACCCGCAATCAACTGAAGTTGTTCCCTCCGATGGATACTACTCGTAGTCGACATCGAAGGACTATTCGATCTAGAATTGCTCTCCTCTCGTGATTGCGGCGTTGAACTACCGCTCCTGTTGTCATCCATACGTTCACCTCTCTCTTTGCGCCTTCTCTTCTTCTGCGAACGCTGCTCAGCGGCAGACCTGGGATCCTGACGAGTCAACTGCGAAATTTTCGTTGATGGTCTGATAATGGGAAGAGGGATTGCCTTCTTTTCCACGGGGATGACACGTTTGTGTTTCGTGTATCGATACTTACAAAACCAGACAGCACAGCAAACCAGTAGAATCAAAAGAAGACTGGCTACTCCAACCAGGACGCCTAGAAGCACAATATCCAACGACGCCTCTTTCATCTCATAGCCACACCTTCGCACGCTGGTACAACAGCACTCAACTAAAGTTCAATTTGCTCAATGTTTCAATGCGTATCAGAGCAAAAGCGCAAAGCTAATGACAAAAACGTACGAGGGCAGCCCCTACGCAACGCATGGCTGTGCAAGCAACGCGGATGTCGTTGGGCGAGGCTAATAGTCACGCCCACCACAAACAGCcctatatttataaatatatgcCTACCGCTAGAGTTGTCACTTACTCAACAGATCTACTGCTTCAAGTTCCCTAAACGTCCCCATTGAAAAATCTCGTCTCATCACCAAAATTCCCTTCACCTTGATCTAACCAATGAAGATATATGAGGCTTTTGTGTTAGGTCGGCCAGTGCCTGCAAGAAAACATTCAGTGATCATAATCAGTTGCCATAGTTATCTATACATAGGCAAGCACATTCTCAACACCTTC
This window contains:
- the LOC134192674 gene encoding synaptotagmin-1-like; translated protein: MKEASLDIVLLGVLVGVASLLLILLVCCAVWFCKYRYTKHKRVIPVEKKAIPLPIIRPSTKISQLTRQDPRSAAEQRSQKKRRRKERGERMDDNRSGSSTPQSREESNSRSNSPSMSTTSSIHRREQLQLIAGTLVTASPASSFDDPPPARSVRGAIQYALRYVMKRSLLVVTVIRGNNLLAVPHVSTDPYVKLYILPEWEEKKRKTAVVINDRHPNYNEAFGFQREIRELEDSELLFRAFNKDKLARNYFLGEIRLPLTGYGLHGLDIAEWRNLESSADLYLGMNASSTEIVVTVKYNLGLGSLTVTIHKVLQSEDIETRSITDGYVSCCFYINRVFQEKDMTQRVQSQCGTVIFNYTFSFNVAFAEAKKSSLLLQLKDSSRQRPERLLGRIVLGSLGETDAAQQHVNQALDAPDTDILHHYSLLSQW
- the LOC134192422 gene encoding uncharacterized protein LOC134192422 translates to MSRTRRAYNWQELADACSFTVETVAKEAHVHIHVSIKRSRDLDQLHERSVYTATEVTTKVSNCFVAPAIKIMAASNQRAKSALTRHTGRLENEFSENELASRVSSSRRVQSARERKMSQESSHVFPSELYSPSVGGDRWKTMYSEDYESKASTRPSSARPTSPTRRNNPHPRQSFMTWRIPARQLSMDDEGIDGDVLKSKLQEFEVDVAETFQKDYKDSRNDGDAHNEVLTTLAKLPLQTPDPESWEYGRRLSQPSPGKLPAMPKRIEVQPATDEIDLIESKPKTKAKVDKIKIPVTQQTLETAVKSEHLPAVDDWLKNANKREQHAVLSMLKSAEDAQIDRAVSRTLQPHTIPAVQQWLKEAKPEDRTVAVRLLNAISPPSSARPPSRAQVRRRASVSVDLVPKVSSQAAAKQLYRRHSMPERANAPRNKQPAALWHLDPFRNQRPTGVHRESVFGSAPKFRGSHYVIHPEWPEYV
- the LOC134192675 gene encoding uncharacterized protein LOC134192675 codes for the protein MERSKSARPAPHSQPQQSSGQRRIPRSRSAGSVSGRRSVPDFYTSGFAGPTASLVAHMRMFSLRAEAMRLKSSDDRATIKEHNRRLHTPRNNPQPADAFVHWKRPRFTNENSVNDKMMSSDTRRSFQDEYRGSASPVDKTNHQITVSLSQPELVTNVAKIKLPAEAYAPTAIREMPRLSWQANEDDAYHQAYDGNDYYLMDTDYLMDKEKGWLSSEFGASDEFLDAIDQEQSTGAKIPSQKAVTFKGLNPSTTTAVQGWLEQADEKERDIALGFLNALAEDTKKKSKPSTARAIASIPVPQVKAKQPNFSLRGKAVKQKSITPSLGNKDTPILHSRQYIPELRRKELKSLMSSIEKEIDVKRHVERFVDCRPSQIRFKPRHQRSVTDPSVNPRSFFSHTNPVNRGYFIIAPDWTSERLVT